One genomic window of Ilyobacter polytropus DSM 2926 includes the following:
- a CDS encoding penicillin-binding protein: protein MLILITRLYQVQVIEHKKYEKTLVDQVEATYSIMGNRGKILDFRGKPLAYNSNLYTVAIDPRRVYKFETAMNALEEIDKNHIKIGYRALKKKLPSLSESKYKIIAKNVEEDKKEEIEKLIKEKYKLKHNEIFFQKKGNREYYRKEIFSYLVGITGFTKKSKDSKTGIFGVERKYEKYLRARTITKKDIFTRSRFMRLPTASDELEISANGKNIYLTIDYFLQYILNEEVKKQFDNTRAEMGLGLIMDPNTGRILATSIFNKSPQKNLKNQIIQSQYEPGSTFKPLIVAAGMEEGLISPNDTFDVGDGKIVRHRHTIRESSRHTKGILSTEEVLKKSSNVGMVLISDKFSNETFEKYLEKFGLEDRTKVDLPGELKPYMQHYNKWDGLKKNTMAFGQGIAITPIQLATAFSSVINGGVLYQPYVVDRIAGDDGVVIRRNTPQKVRRVISPKISQEMRSMLEHVVADGTGKNAAIDGYRIGGKTGTAQISSKGGYLRGEYLASFIGFFPANNPQYLMLFMFLKPQADIYYKKFGGSVAAPVFKEVAKRIIKYNDILPGDVEYLGDSEMEFPENSSNEPLVEMPDLSGKSAREVLKILGKLGIEVKISGTGLVDSQWPKKGTALEKINKVKIHLK from the coding sequence ATGTTGATTTTGATAACACGTCTGTATCAAGTACAGGTGATAGAGCATAAAAAGTATGAAAAGACACTTGTTGACCAAGTAGAGGCAACTTATTCGATTATGGGTAATAGAGGTAAAATTTTGGATTTTAGAGGAAAACCTTTAGCTTATAATTCAAATTTATATACAGTAGCTATAGATCCTAGAAGAGTTTATAAATTTGAGACTGCAATGAATGCCCTAGAGGAGATAGATAAAAATCATATTAAAATAGGGTATAGGGCACTAAAAAAAAAATTACCTTCTTTATCTGAGTCTAAATATAAAATAATAGCTAAAAATGTAGAAGAAGATAAAAAAGAAGAGATAGAGAAACTAATAAAGGAAAAATATAAACTCAAACACAACGAAATATTCTTTCAGAAAAAAGGTAACAGAGAGTATTATAGAAAAGAAATATTTTCATATCTGGTTGGAATTACAGGGTTTACTAAAAAATCAAAAGATTCTAAAACAGGAATTTTCGGAGTGGAAAGAAAGTATGAAAAGTATCTTAGAGCCAGAACAATAACAAAAAAAGATATATTTACCAGAAGTCGTTTTATGAGACTTCCAACGGCATCAGATGAGTTGGAAATATCTGCAAATGGTAAAAATATCTATTTAACTATAGATTATTTTTTACAATATATACTCAATGAAGAAGTGAAAAAACAATTTGACAACACCAGGGCTGAAATGGGTCTAGGACTGATAATGGATCCAAATACAGGCAGAATACTAGCTACATCAATATTCAACAAAAGCCCCCAGAAAAACCTAAAAAATCAGATAATACAGAGTCAGTATGAACCTGGTTCTACATTTAAACCTCTGATTGTGGCGGCTGGGATGGAAGAGGGATTGATTTCTCCTAATGATACCTTTGATGTGGGAGATGGTAAAATAGTAAGACACAGGCACACCATAAGGGAAAGCAGCAGACACACAAAGGGAATATTGTCTACAGAAGAGGTATTGAAAAAATCCAGTAACGTGGGAATGGTACTTATAAGCGACAAATTCAGCAATGAAACATTTGAAAAATATCTTGAAAAGTTTGGTCTAGAAGATAGAACTAAGGTGGATCTTCCCGGAGAGTTAAAACCATATATGCAACATTACAATAAATGGGATGGTCTTAAAAAAAATACAATGGCTTTTGGTCAGGGGATAGCAATAACCCCTATACAACTAGCAACGGCTTTTTCATCGGTAATAAACGGAGGAGTACTTTATCAGCCTTATGTGGTTGATAGAATAGCCGGAGATGACGGAGTAGTAATACGAAGAAATACACCTCAAAAGGTGAGAAGGGTGATATCTCCTAAGATTTCACAAGAGATGAGAAGTATGCTCGAACATGTGGTAGCTGATGGTACAGGTAAAAATGCAGCCATAGATGGTTATAGAATCGGAGGAAAGACAGGAACAGCCCAGATAAGTTCTAAGGGCGGCTATCTCAGGGGCGAATATCTAGCGTCCTTTATAGGTTTCTTTCCGGCAAATAACCCACAGTATTTAATGCTCTTTATGTTTTTGAAGCCACAGGCAGATATTTACTATAAGAAGTTTGGTGGATCTGTAGCTGCCCCAGTATTTAAAGAGGTTGCCAAGAGAATAATAAAGTACAACGACATCCTTCCGGGAGATGTGGAATATCTTGGAGATTCTGAAATGGAATTTCCAGAAAATAGTTCTAATGAACCTCTGGTTGAAATGCCTGATCTTTCTGGGAAAAGTGCCAGAGAGGTACTGAAGATATTAGGTAAACTGGGTATAGAGGTTAAAATTTCGGGAACTGGGTTGGTGGATTCACAATGGCCGAAAAAGGGTACCGCTCTTGAAAAAATAAATAAGGTGAAAATTCACCTGAAATAG
- the priA gene encoding replication restart helicase PriA, with protein MRYYGVYVDGTNDFFTYCDMKDEFNIGERVAVPFRGRIKSGLIVYREMSENFEFKVLSITRKLDSHIHLSKAMVKLLLWMKNYYLCSFGQSFGAAVPGNLKVEYSYNYRFIEEIPIKTEEEKKIGDYFREKSEVTKTTLYKNFSKDLIKSALENKILKGKNKLTIGDNLKEEYFELSEYFSQRMCVTKATLEKKFSKELIDKMVRRGSLSLEKTLKDKRKTYDIDEADGIYSKESTVLNKEQETAVSEIENSKKRYFLLKGVTGSGKTEVYLRLIRKALERNQGSIFLVPEISLTPQMVKRFKGEFRENIAILHSKLTPVQRAKEWLSIYTGEKKVVLGVRSAVFAPVKNLKYVIIDEEHEATYKQDSNPRYNAKYVGIKRGELEDAKVVLGSATPSIESYFFAKEGVFKLLELNERYNGANLPKLKLVDMKDEKSHYFSRELLKDMSETLRKDEQIMLLLNRKGYSTYIQCLECGHVEECPHCSITMNYYMSQGIYKCNYCGETKRYTGTCSKCKSKNLSHMGKGTERLEEEIRKHFDVGIIRVDSESSRERDFYDNMYREFLEKKYHIMLGTQIISKGFHFPNVTLVGVINADSIMNFPDFRSGEKTFQLVSQVAGRAGRESKKGEVLIQTFQPENHVMKRIIKGDYEGFYTDEIETRKILSYPPFSRIINIIITSTIEEGLENYAKRFYDMIKDKGIEVYGPMKAPIYRIKGRYRYQIFLKGTRKKMNAVKPFLERCSCELRDEKYRVVIDVDPINLM; from the coding sequence ATGAGATATTACGGAGTTTATGTAGACGGGACAAACGACTTTTTTACCTATTGCGACATGAAAGATGAATTTAATATAGGAGAGAGAGTTGCAGTTCCTTTTAGAGGAAGAATAAAAAGTGGTCTGATAGTTTACAGGGAAATGTCTGAGAACTTTGAGTTTAAAGTTCTTTCTATAACCAGAAAATTAGATAGTCATATTCATCTTTCTAAGGCTATGGTAAAGCTATTATTATGGATGAAAAATTATTATCTTTGCTCTTTTGGACAAAGTTTTGGAGCCGCTGTTCCAGGCAACCTGAAGGTAGAATACTCTTATAACTACAGATTTATAGAAGAAATTCCTATAAAAACAGAGGAAGAAAAAAAAATCGGAGATTATTTCAGAGAAAAATCAGAAGTAACAAAAACTACTTTGTATAAAAATTTTTCTAAGGATCTTATTAAAAGTGCTTTGGAAAATAAAATTCTAAAAGGTAAAAACAAACTAACAATTGGAGATAATTTAAAAGAAGAGTATTTTGAATTGTCAGAATATTTTTCTCAGAGGATGTGTGTAACTAAAGCAACCTTAGAAAAGAAGTTTTCTAAGGAGTTAATAGATAAAATGGTCAGACGTGGGTCACTTTCATTGGAAAAGACCTTAAAAGACAAGAGAAAAACTTATGATATAGATGAGGCTGACGGGATATACTCTAAAGAAAGCACAGTTTTGAATAAAGAACAGGAAACAGCAGTATCAGAGATAGAAAATTCAAAAAAAAGGTATTTTCTTTTAAAAGGTGTTACCGGTTCTGGAAAGACAGAAGTATATCTGAGGCTTATAAGAAAGGCCTTAGAAAGAAATCAAGGTTCTATCTTTTTAGTTCCTGAGATCTCCCTAACTCCACAGATGGTAAAGAGGTTCAAAGGTGAATTCAGGGAAAATATAGCTATTTTACACAGTAAACTAACTCCTGTACAAAGAGCAAAGGAGTGGCTCAGTATCTATACCGGAGAAAAGAAAGTGGTTCTTGGAGTAAGGTCTGCGGTATTTGCACCTGTGAAAAATCTTAAATATGTTATAATAGACGAGGAACATGAAGCAACCTATAAACAGGACAGTAACCCAAGATACAATGCAAAGTATGTTGGGATAAAAAGAGGGGAGTTAGAAGATGCAAAGGTTGTATTAGGATCGGCAACCCCTTCAATAGAAAGTTATTTTTTTGCAAAGGAGGGAGTTTTTAAACTCCTAGAACTGAATGAACGTTACAATGGTGCAAATCTACCAAAACTAAAGTTAGTGGATATGAAGGATGAGAAGAGCCATTATTTCAGCAGGGAACTTCTGAAAGATATGTCTGAAACTTTAAGAAAAGACGAGCAGATAATGTTACTGCTAAACAGAAAAGGTTATTCTACATATATTCAATGTCTAGAATGCGGCCATGTAGAGGAATGTCCTCATTGCTCTATAACCATGAATTATTATATGAGCCAGGGGATCTATAAATGCAACTACTGCGGGGAAACCAAAAGATATACAGGAACCTGCAGCAAATGTAAAAGTAAGAATCTGAGCCACATGGGAAAAGGAACAGAAAGACTCGAAGAAGAGATAAGAAAGCACTTTGATGTGGGGATAATAAGAGTTGATTCTGAAAGTAGCAGAGAAAGGGACTTTTATGATAATATGTATAGAGAGTTTCTGGAGAAGAAATACCATATAATGCTTGGAACTCAGATAATATCTAAGGGTTTTCATTTTCCAAATGTAACTCTGGTAGGGGTTATAAATGCCGATTCCATAATGAATTTTCCGGACTTTCGTTCTGGTGAAAAGACTTTTCAGCTGGTGAGTCAGGTAGCTGGAAGGGCCGGTAGGGAAAGTAAAAAAGGAGAGGTTCTGATACAGACTTTTCAGCCGGAAAATCATGTGATGAAAAGAATAATAAAAGGCGACTATGAAGGATTTTATACTGATGAGATTGAGACTAGAAAAATACTCTCGTATCCGCCCTTTTCAAGAATTATAAATATAATAATAACCTCAACAATAGAGGAGGGCCTAGAAAACTATGCCAAAAGATTTTATGATATGATAAAAGACAAGGGTATAGAGGTCTACGGGCCTATGAAAGCCCCTATATATAGGATTAAGGGAAGATACAGATATCAGATTTTTTTAAAGGGAACAAGAAAGAAGATGAATGCAGTAAAACCTTTCCTTGAGAGATGCAGCTGCGAACTTCGAGATGAAAAATACAGAGTGGTCATAGATGTTGACCCGATAAATTTAATGTAA
- the def gene encoding peptide deformylase, translating to MIYDIRTYGDPVLRKEALPVEDVNDEIREIIDSMVESMHEAGGVGLAAPQIGVSKRIFVIDIEDGKIRKVINPEFLEFSKEIVEHEEGCLSVPGVYKKVKRPARVKIKYTNENGEKVIEEAEGLLSRAFQHEADHLDATLFVDKLSPVAKRMVSKKLQALKKETEKKDIK from the coding sequence ATGATTTATGATATAAGAACTTACGGTGACCCTGTTCTGAGAAAAGAGGCGCTGCCAGTGGAAGATGTAAATGATGAGATAAGAGAGATAATAGACAGTATGGTTGAAAGCATGCATGAAGCCGGTGGAGTAGGCTTAGCAGCACCTCAGATCGGGGTAAGCAAGAGGATATTTGTAATTGATATAGAGGACGGTAAAATAAGGAAAGTTATAAACCCTGAATTTTTAGAATTCTCAAAAGAGATTGTAGAGCATGAAGAGGGATGCCTTAGTGTACCGGGAGTTTATAAAAAAGTAAAAAGACCAGCAAGAGTCAAAATAAAATATACTAACGAAAATGGAGAAAAGGTAATAGAAGAAGCAGAAGGACTTCTTTCTAGAGCATTTCAACACGAAGCAGACCATTTAGACGCCACTCTTTTTGTGGATAAATTGTCTCCTGTGGCCAAAAGAATGGTTTCAAAAAAATTACAAGCACTGAAAAAAGAGACTGAAAAAAAGGACATTAAATAG
- the fmt gene encoding methionyl-tRNA formyltransferase → MRILFMGTPDFAVPSLDLLNKHHEIAGVFTKIDKPNMRGKRIKFTPVKEYALKHEIPVHQPKSVKTDETLDLVREINPDLIVVVAYGKILPKELIEIPKYGVINVHSSLLPKYRGAAPIHAAIINGDTESGVSIMYIAEELDAGDVILQGKTPINDEDTLETLHDRLMSIGAETLLEAVDLIGKEKAPRISQDHEKATFVKPFKKEDCEINWNQENFKIYNFVRGMNPFPSAHTYNQGKIYKIYKVEKISREYEGEPGEIVELLKGRGPVVKTGNGSVIIAEAKPENKKKLTGPDLVNGNYFSIGEKFENSKIK, encoded by the coding sequence TTGAGAATACTTTTTATGGGTACCCCGGATTTTGCGGTACCGTCACTTGATTTATTAAATAAACACCATGAAATTGCAGGGGTTTTTACAAAAATAGACAAACCTAATATGAGGGGTAAAAGAATAAAATTTACACCGGTAAAAGAGTATGCGTTAAAACATGAAATTCCTGTGCACCAGCCAAAATCGGTCAAAACCGATGAAACATTGGATCTTGTGAGAGAGATAAATCCTGACCTAATAGTTGTGGTGGCATATGGTAAGATTCTTCCGAAAGAACTTATCGAAATCCCAAAATACGGAGTTATAAATGTTCACTCCTCTCTTTTGCCTAAATACAGAGGAGCGGCGCCTATTCATGCTGCAATAATAAACGGAGATACAGAGTCGGGAGTGTCTATAATGTACATTGCAGAAGAGCTAGATGCAGGCGATGTCATACTTCAAGGGAAGACACCTATAAATGATGAGGACACCTTAGAAACCCTCCATGACAGGTTGATGAGTATAGGGGCAGAAACACTTTTAGAGGCTGTAGATCTAATCGGAAAAGAAAAGGCTCCTAGAATATCCCAGGATCACGAAAAAGCGACCTTTGTAAAACCTTTTAAAAAAGAGGACTGTGAAATAAATTGGAATCAAGAAAATTTTAAAATATATAATTTTGTAAGAGGAATGAATCCTTTTCCAAGTGCACATACATATAACCAGGGTAAAATCTACAAAATCTACAAAGTTGAAAAAATCTCACGTGAATACGAGGGAGAGCCAGGGGAAATAGTTGAATTACTAAAGGGAAGGGGCCCTGTTGTAAAAACTGGCAACGGAAGTGTGATAATCGCCGAAGCTAAGCCTGAAAACAAAAAAAAGCTTACGGGTCCAGACCTTGTTAACGGAAATTATTTTAGTATTGGCGAGAAATTTGAGAACAGCAAAATAAAATAG
- a CDS encoding redox-sensing transcriptional repressor Rex: MISLVTDKEKISPRVIERLTRYLRCLENLSPDDYISSEEMAERMGLTAAQIRKDLSNFISDFGEGFGVRGKGYQVRILYSGIEKILGVHKTNNIIIIGAGRLGGALLAEPEFTKESFNVIGVFDVAEYKVGKEVNGIKIRHTSEIEYFLNTKDRVDIAILTVPKGVAQDIATTLIKAGVKSFLNFAPLKLEVPEDVVVSNIDLYGKLQELNYWKEKVNQW, encoded by the coding sequence GTGATTAGTTTGGTGACTGACAAAGAAAAAATATCCCCGAGGGTAATAGAGAGGCTGACTAGATATTTAAGATGTCTGGAAAATCTCTCTCCTGATGATTACATATCTTCTGAGGAGATGGCTGAAAGAATGGGGCTTACAGCTGCTCAAATCAGAAAAGATCTATCGAATTTCATTTCAGATTTTGGAGAGGGTTTCGGAGTGAGAGGAAAAGGGTATCAAGTAAGGATTTTGTACAGCGGAATAGAGAAAATTTTAGGAGTTCATAAAACAAATAATATAATAATCATAGGTGCCGGAAGACTAGGAGGAGCTCTCCTTGCAGAGCCTGAGTTTACAAAGGAAAGTTTTAACGTAATAGGTGTATTTGATGTAGCAGAGTACAAGGTAGGAAAAGAAGTAAACGGAATAAAAATAAGACATACTTCTGAGATAGAATACTTTTTGAATACAAAAGATAGGGTTGATATAGCTATTCTTACTGTTCCTAAAGGAGTTGCTCAGGATATAGCTACAACTTTAATAAAGGCAGGGGTTAAGTCCTTCCTAAATTTTGCACCTTTGAAACTAGAAGTCCCTGAAGATGTAGTGGTATCTAATATAGATTTGTACGGGAAACTTCAAGAACTAAATTACTGGAAGGAGAAAGTAAATCAATGGTAG
- the folD gene encoding bifunctional methylenetetrahydrofolate dehydrogenase/methenyltetrahydrofolate cyclohydrolase FolD, whose protein sequence is MVVIDGKKISAEIKEEVKKEVAKYKGSAGQTPGLAVVLVGENPASKVYVNSKVKSCGDLGFYSEKHVLDENSSEKEVLELIDKLNENEKIHGILVQLPLPKHIDEKKVTNRIASEKDVDGFKPENLGKVMIGEDDGFKSCTPYGVIELLKRSGIEIAGKDAVIVGRSNIVGKPLVGLLISESATVTICHSRTKNLAEKTKQADILIAAVGKAGFIKKDMVKEGAVVIDVGINRNEAGKLCGDVEFDEVAPMTSAITPVPGGVGPMTIAMLMKNTMESFKRSL, encoded by the coding sequence ATGGTAGTTATAGATGGTAAAAAAATATCCGCAGAGATAAAGGAAGAGGTAAAAAAGGAAGTAGCAAAGTATAAAGGAAGTGCAGGTCAGACTCCTGGTTTGGCAGTGGTTTTGGTAGGAGAGAATCCAGCTTCGAAGGTTTATGTAAACTCAAAGGTTAAAAGCTGCGGAGATTTGGGTTTTTATTCGGAAAAACATGTTTTAGATGAAAATTCAAGTGAAAAGGAAGTCCTAGAATTAATAGATAAACTCAATGAAAATGAGAAAATTCATGGAATATTAGTTCAGTTGCCACTTCCAAAACATATAGACGAAAAAAAAGTTACAAACAGAATAGCTTCAGAAAAAGATGTAGACGGTTTTAAACCTGAAAATCTCGGAAAAGTCATGATAGGTGAAGATGACGGATTTAAATCTTGTACGCCTTACGGAGTGATAGAGTTACTTAAAAGAAGTGGTATAGAGATAGCCGGAAAAGATGCAGTGATAGTAGGAAGAAGTAACATAGTTGGTAAGCCTCTGGTAGGGCTTTTGATCAGTGAAAGTGCCACAGTGACTATATGTCACAGCAGAACTAAAAATTTGGCAGAAAAAACCAAACAGGCGGACATACTGATAGCTGCTGTTGGTAAAGCTGGATTTATAAAAAAAGATATGGTAAAAGAGGGAGCAGTAGTCATAGATGTAGGTATAAACAGAAATGAAGCAGGAAAACTCTGCGGAGATGTTGAATTTGATGAAGTGGCTCCAATGACCTCTGCAATAACACCTGTTCCCGGTGGAGTAGGACCAATGACAATTGCTATGCTGATGAAGAATACCATGGAATCATTTAAGAGATCACTGTAA
- a CDS encoding ACT domain-containing protein, producing the protein MSKKEKREYYIVDKRILPNSIQNVIKVNDIVQLEKISKYEAIKRVGISRSTYYKYKDFIKPFFESGKETVFSVYMSLEDKPGVLARILDVVADTGMNILTITQNIPIDRTSKVTISLQTNEDMLRKIEAMLENITGLEGVKDLRVIGSN; encoded by the coding sequence ATGAGCAAAAAAGAGAAAAGAGAGTACTACATAGTAGATAAACGTATTCTGCCAAACTCAATACAAAACGTAATTAAAGTAAATGATATTGTTCAGCTTGAAAAGATATCTAAGTATGAAGCCATAAAGAGAGTAGGAATAAGTAGAAGTACTTATTATAAATATAAAGATTTTATAAAACCTTTCTTCGAAAGTGGAAAGGAAACAGTTTTTAGTGTTTATATGTCTCTGGAGGACAAACCTGGAGTTTTGGCCAGAATACTCGATGTCGTAGCAGACACAGGTATGAATATACTGACCATAACGCAAAATATACCAATTGACAGAACTTCTAAAGTGACGATATCTCTACAGACCAACGAGGATATGCTCAGAAAAATCGAAGCGATGCTAGAGAATATAACAGGACTAGAAGGAGTAAAAGATCTAAGGGTCATTGGTAGTAACTAG
- the accB gene encoding acetyl-CoA carboxylase biotin carboxyl carrier protein: MKIDVKTIRDLAENIEKYNLQEVSVESDGTKVTLKREIATSETTYVSAAAMTTPTAVASKAEVPAVEEAEDKYESVDSPMMGTYYKAPSPDAPDFVKEGQEVKQGDTLCIVEAMKLMNEIKASRDGKIVKILLKDGAPVVKGDKLFLID; the protein is encoded by the coding sequence ATGAAGATTGATGTAAAAACTATAAGAGATTTGGCAGAAAATATAGAAAAATACAACTTGCAAGAGGTAAGTGTAGAAAGTGACGGAACAAAAGTAACTTTAAAAAGAGAGATAGCAACATCTGAAACAACTTATGTAAGTGCAGCAGCTATGACTACTCCTACGGCAGTAGCAAGCAAAGCAGAGGTACCAGCTGTAGAAGAAGCAGAAGACAAATATGAATCAGTTGACTCTCCTATGATGGGGACTTACTATAAAGCACCTTCACCTGATGCACCTGACTTTGTAAAGGAAGGACAGGAAGTAAAGCAAGGTGATACCCTTTGCATAGTTGAGGCTATGAAACTAATGAATGAAATAAAGGCTTCAAGAGATGGAAAGATAGTAAAAATTCTTTTAAAAGATGGAGCCCCTGTAGTCAAAGGAGATAAATTATTTCTTATAGACTAA
- the ndk gene encoding nucleoside-diphosphate kinase, producing MEKTLLIIKPDGVQRGLVGEILGRIEKKGFKISAMKLEKISKEKAGIHYAEHAGKGFYSELLEFITSSPSVLAVIEGKNVIDGVRKMAGKTNPLESDLGTIRGDFAVAVSHNVVHTSDGPESSKREIENFFSNEEIQTHILCTEEWTCEA from the coding sequence ATGGAAAAAACGCTACTTATAATCAAACCTGACGGTGTTCAAAGAGGCCTTGTGGGAGAAATTCTTGGGAGAATCGAGAAGAAAGGGTTTAAAATCTCTGCAATGAAACTTGAAAAGATTTCCAAAGAAAAAGCTGGAATTCATTATGCAGAACACGCAGGAAAGGGTTTTTACTCTGAGCTTTTAGAGTTTATTACTTCTAGTCCCAGTGTCTTGGCGGTTATAGAGGGTAAAAATGTTATAGATGGTGTAAGAAAAATGGCTGGGAAAACAAATCCTCTAGAATCTGACCTAGGAACAATAAGAGGAGACTTTGCAGTTGCAGTATCTCATAATGTAGTTCACACATCAGATGGACCTGAAAGTTCTAAAAGGGAGATTGAAAACTTTTTTTCCAATGAGGAGATACAGACACATATTTTATGCACTGAAGAGTGGACTTGTGAAGCTTAG
- a CDS encoding CBS domain-containing protein, with translation MKKIADVVNKEVIFISKETSFDDIISIMKEKGVGRLPVVSEEKVIGVVTRDDILIREEKAPLPPVIAFWDLLITLPGNKEFKSKLKKIASFKAEDIMTEEFLSSSLEDDLEEVVTKMIEEEYSYTLVLEDEKLIGIVTKSDLIKTCF, from the coding sequence ATGAAAAAAATAGCCGATGTTGTAAATAAAGAAGTTATTTTCATTAGTAAAGAAACATCTTTTGATGATATAATATCCATTATGAAAGAAAAAGGCGTAGGAAGACTTCCAGTAGTATCAGAAGAAAAAGTGATCGGTGTAGTTACAAGAGATGACATTCTTATTAGAGAGGAAAAAGCACCTCTCCCACCTGTAATTGCATTTTGGGATCTTTTGATAACACTTCCGGGGAATAAAGAATTTAAGAGTAAGTTGAAAAAAATAGCTTCATTCAAGGCGGAAGATATAATGACAGAGGAGTTTTTGAGTAGCAGTCTTGAAGATGATCTAGAAGAAGTGGTCACAAAGATGATAGAGGAAGAATATTCTTATACTCTAGTATTAGAGGATGAAAAATTAATTGGGATTGTAACAAAAAGCGATCTTATAAAAACTTGTTTTTAA
- a CDS encoding hemolysin family protein, with product MGTYGQILLLVLLVLLSGFFSASETALTAFKTRNLEEIKHPKAGELLKKWLKRPNEMLTGILLGNNIVNILGSSIATAITFNVLGTNSKAILTATASMTAVILIFGEITPKIVAKNYSAKIAKIVVIPVYYFTLLTIPLIKILMIISKFIGKILGIHIHDEALMITAQDIISYVNVGKAEGIIEEEEKEMIHSIFEFSDTTAKEVMTPRTSMFALDGESTINEVWDDVFETGYSRIPVYENGIDNIIGVLYIKDLLNVIKEGKADTQIKNYLKKAYFVPETKSIVEILGDFKRTKVHIAIAIDEYGGTVGIVTIEDLLEEIVGEIRDEYDREEEEIIRPLGDGKYEIDAMIDIETLNKNLDIELPESEDYESLGGLVVTELGKVADTGDQITVNDVSIKVLEVDKMRVSKVLLERETEVQE from the coding sequence TTGGGCACGTATGGACAAATTTTACTACTAGTTCTTTTGGTTCTACTATCGGGATTTTTCTCGGCTTCTGAAACAGCTTTAACTGCATTTAAAACTAGGAATCTCGAAGAGATAAAACATCCTAAAGCAGGAGAGCTTTTGAAAAAGTGGCTTAAAAGGCCTAACGAGATGCTCACAGGGATACTTCTAGGAAATAATATTGTAAATATTTTGGGTTCTTCTATAGCGACAGCGATAACATTTAATGTTTTGGGAACAAATAGTAAAGCTATATTAACAGCTACTGCTTCTATGACTGCTGTTATTTTGATTTTCGGAGAAATAACTCCTAAAATTGTGGCTAAGAATTATTCTGCCAAAATAGCTAAAATTGTTGTAATACCTGTATATTATTTTACTTTGCTGACTATACCTTTGATAAAGATACTCATGATTATTTCAAAATTTATAGGGAAAATTTTGGGCATACATATCCATGACGAGGCCCTTATGATAACTGCACAAGACATAATCTCTTATGTAAATGTGGGAAAAGCAGAGGGAATCATAGAAGAAGAAGAAAAGGAGATGATACACTCAATATTTGAGTTTAGTGACACTACAGCCAAAGAGGTCATGACTCCTAGAACATCGATGTTTGCTTTAGATGGAGAGAGTACAATAAATGAAGTATGGGACGACGTTTTTGAAACTGGGTACTCTAGAATACCTGTATATGAAAACGGAATAGATAATATTATCGGTGTTTTGTATATTAAAGACCTTTTAAATGTCATAAAAGAAGGGAAAGCCGATACTCAGATAAAAAATTATTTGAAAAAAGCATATTTTGTACCGGAAACAAAGTCAATTGTAGAAATACTAGGGGATTTTAAAAGAACGAAGGTGCATATTGCCATAGCGATAGATGAATATGGTGGAACAGTGGGTATAGTAACAATAGAGGATCTCCTAGAAGAAATTGTAGGAGAGATAAGGGATGAGTATGACAGAGAGGAAGAAGAAATTATTCGTCCTTTAGGTGATGGTAAATATGAAATAGATGCAATGATAGATATAGAAACTTTGAATAAGAATCTAGATATTGAACTTCCGGAATCTGAGGATTATGAAAGTTTAGGTGGACTTGTGGTTACAGAATTAGGCAAGGTAGCAGATACAGGGGATCAGATTACGGTAAATGATGTATCTATTAAAGTTCTAGAAGTAGATAAGATGAGGGTTTCTAAAGTATTGCTTGAAAGGGAGACAGAGGTGCAGGAATGA